The Acyrthosiphon pisum isolate AL4f unplaced genomic scaffold, pea_aphid_22Mar2018_4r6ur Scaffold_21214;HRSCAF=23326, whole genome shotgun sequence genomic sequence AAATAACTACCTAGGTATCGATTTTTAATTCCTATagaatatactattaatttatttatttgtaaaatattaaattacctaactATCGAGTTATTTACATAGTACATTGTATatggacatttataaaaaaaacatatctacATACGAAAATAtcaattacttacctatatgatgagattattttaaattacaacaatatacgtTGTTGTGGAAGGTTTGATGTCTCAATTATAGCTTGtgcttattaaattaaattacactaTAAAAACGTTTATCTCTAGaagacaaattattaatattaaattaactgtctagtgtatagaaaaatatttgacaaacatattgcaacattatatttttgatattgtagTAAACCCCTGCTATACGTAGTAtgagatatagtaatagtataatatagtatagtgtgtaagcatattaatatgtGAACAGGCAGAGTCACATGGTCTTAAGGAATTCGCTGTGTAGATAGTTTCGAGCCCAAGCGAGCCCCTACCGTGTCTCGCTGTCTGTGTAATATTTAGTGTAATACTGATTACTGGCAGACCATCGAGCAGAGCctctgttttttttataagtctaataattattctgtgcaactaaatttcttttaaaattgattatattaataaagtattagtgaTAACCCAAACACctcatatttatttagtaacGAACAAACTCGGTTGTGGAGAcgtctatattataacaatattttcaactagGTACTGGAAGAATAACTTTCAGGGAATCTTGAATAAAATGTTCACATTGTTAACTGAGATTCATTCTTGAATATTGTAGATAGCTTATACCTAATTAACTCAAAAACGTGATACCAGTTATTACAATGTGATAACCACttttaatgtaacataatataacataaaaatccCACCCTGCATTGTAAATCCAATACATCCCACAttgttttataatctataatttgaaggattacctatgggctatgataaatgtaataactaaatttaaacaatactattaaaataacaaattatatcataatttcagTGAATGAATGTAAGTATGCATAACAAtcgtattttagtttttattttaggtattaggCATCACTTAATATGGAGGTATGTCAGCCAGAATACGTAATTGAATTTAGTTTTCGCATGGCATATTCACAAATTATGGGGAGGAGTTTGGGGGAACCTAAGCCCCTCAAACTCAGGTATAGCACCCCCAAAAACTTaggatatacaattttaaattgctatacTGCAATGGTCAGCtggcctttaatatattcaccCCCTCAAGTCGAACGTTGAATGTGTGCCTATTTTTTGAATGTATCAAGTTCTCCGATGTTCATGCTTTGTATATGCGACCAATGAGAGCCGGAAAACGTGACATACAGTAAAAAGTGCGCATCACAATGTTGCTGATATAcctgtaataatatactttgtcttggtattaagtacctacaatttatCGATGTAACAAATTGATGGATTGTAATTTCACCAAATTCTTGTGTTTAAACAAGTTTGTATAAATTTCTACAAATAATTTGAGTACAATGAACTACGTTATTTACTACATTTAACTCCAAAACGTGATATCATCAGACATATAATGTGACATAATATTACGACGAAAAAAACCCCACCTCGTAAATCCAATACAATTCACATTATGCTAATATCAAAAATCTGaaagattatatttataataaacttaaataagctaatagttttataataataatttgtcttgCATTTTCAGTGAAAGAAAGTACGTAAGCACAGAAATCTTAATTAGGTTTTAggtttttacaatttatcaacataagaaaatttattaattgtaattcgaattaaatatttattgtgtttaatgaattttgtatttattttaatgataagttGTACAAaacacttaataattaaatcatcgccaatacctacattttaaacaatcgtaagaataatatagatataatctGACAGTTGACAATACTTAGTGTTCAATAACAGGAATATGATCATGAAACTTGCAAAAAACATCGCCTACTTAGATTGATTAAAATGGTTGCTAACTAtgactataacatattattacctatgttctGTGTTATTTTTAAGAGAAATATTGTTTGCGAAGTATTCCCCATGATTGTTGGTTCATGATCTATTTGTAGTTGGTCTCATTAAGTGCAGTACTGTAgtctcaataatataatattaatttattgtcataGATACAACGACCGTGTTTCCTaagccataatattttaataactccaatatttattatgcttATACATTTACAGAAATACCTGTCCGTAAGTCCGTTAATtgtttacttaatttataattcataattctaATCATTTTTTGACgatttatgtttaatgtttatatattactttACATTCACAGTTATTGAAGGTAAGCTCATATACTATTTCATcttataataacacattatttattcaaatacttaagcagtaaaatattatcataacggaCACCCTATAAGAAGAGGATTCCCTAACAACAACGATTATACCAACTGCCACGTACAACCTATAGATATACCGAACATCGATTGAATTCgcaaaaataaagattttccAGTGTTTAATTGACAGCTGTTCAATCAACTTTTAAAgaatacgttttattattttttgattatcaaCAAATCGCTTTATGATCAATCTCAAtccgtacctacttataaattctTACTTCATTTGACTATAACACACTAGGTACTTACTCAAATCATCAGAAATCTtccatatttaataaatgtattatttagtactACGAATGTCACTGTAAATAAAgttgaattaaaaacatttctaaacaaccaaatatttaatcaatttataatttgtttatacttttagacTGTACACGTTCGatatcaaactttaaatatggtaattattttcttaacctaatcagtaatataaaattaaaatgtgttacaactttaaaaaaaatcaatttttaaatttaataataactaatcataaatattaaaagttatacataaataacataacagttatgtaaacataaacattgtcaaattaagtttaaaatatatattttagatataattatttattaaagaataGATGACCATCCAAGATTTTTAGgttcgatatatttttaaaaactgacaTTGGCACTGATTAAAtggtactattttattaaaacccaCCACCTATAACTTTAACACGAGaagtaacttaaataaaaaagtatcatACCTAATTTACATAAATCTACCACTCAATCttcttttgtatatatttttctgaatatttataataacctacattattatgtatgtgatGATGGTGTATTCAAACTAAATTGGCTACTAAAATCAGCTGCTGATTATTCACCGAAATTGTAATNNNNNNNNNNNNNNNNNNNNNNNNNNNNNNNNNNNNNNNNNNNNNNNNNNNNNNNNNNNNNNNNNNNNNNNNNNNNNNNNNNNNNNNNNNNNNNNNNNNNNNNNNNNNNNNNNNNNNNNNNNNNNNNNNNNNNNNNNNNNNNNNNNNNNNNNNNNNNNNNNNNNNNNNNNNNNNNNNNNNNNNNNNNNNNNNNNNNNNNNNNNNNNNNNNNNNNNNNNNNNNNNNNNNNNNNNNNNNNNNNNNNNNNNNNNNNNNNNNNNNNNNNNNNNNNNNNNNNNNNNNNNNNNNNNNNNNNNNNNNNNNNNNNNNNNNNNNNNNNNNNNNNNNNNNNNNNNNNNNNNNNNNNNNNNNNNNNNNNNNNNNNNNNNNNNNNNNNNNNNNNNNNNNNNNNNNTCGCCTACTTAGATTGATTAAAATGGTTGCTAACTAtgactataacatattattacctatgttctGTGTTATTCTTAAGAGAAATATTGTTTGCGAAGTATTCCTCATGATTGTTGGTTCATGATATGTTTGTAGTTGGTCTCATTAAGTGCAGTACTGTAgtctcaataatataatattaatttattgtcataGATACAACGACCGTTTTTCccaaaccataatattttaataactccaAAATGTATTATGCTTATACATTTACAGAAACGCCTGACCGTAAGTCCGTTAAATGTTTACTtagtttataattcataatactaaTCATTTTATGACGatttacgtttatatattacttTACGTTTACAGTTGTTAACGGTAAGTTCAtatacgattttatattataataacacattagTCATTCAAATACTTAATCAGTAAAATATGCTCATAACGGACACCCTATAAGAAGAGGATTTCCTAACAACAAAGATTATACCAACTGCCACGCACAACCTATGGATATGCTGAACATCGATTGATttcccaaaaaaaaatgaatgagtgCCTTTGTACTCACGAATGATGTGTAAACATCTTAGCTGTAGTACGACTTTGATTGGGGAATATAATGTCATGGTTTGAGTgggaatttgtataataaggtAAGAAGGTAACAATAATCATACAAGATCGCGGtctcttaatttatatttcttcaatatCTTTTATACATGTAATTATTGGTTTATGGTAGCTGaaataagatatataaattTCTGATTGTATAGCTTTTAAAAATCGCGAGAACACACCGTCCAGTGTAGTTTTGTAGTTGGTACTCGGAATATTTCGAGCGTTAttcatctttaaatttaatttattttctaaaaacgaaATTACTGGTTGTGCCTCATTTGATGAAAAGTTGATGTTGAAGTCGCCTCCCAGTATCATTGGCATTTTGTCGTAATATTCTCCAAGTTCTGCAGCTCCTCCTGGAGTGTATGGAAGTAGAACTAAGTGCAAGTATTTTACGATATCGTTTATATGTTGGTTGGGCGATATATAGACGACGACAGAAAGAACTTTCTGCCCGTTCAGTAATATACATTCGGCTGCACATAAGTCTCCAATCGGTCTTGAAGTCACTGTTAGACCTGTTGTTTGGCGATATTCAATGTCCATGTTTGGTGTCGTTATATGAGAAgtagtcattattttattataaatgcaaaatattNNNNNNNNNNNNNNNNNNNNNNNNNNNNNNNNNNNNNNNNNNNNNNNNNNNNNNNNNNNNNNNNNNNNNNNNNNNNNNNNNNNNNNNNNNNNNNNNNNNNNNNNNNNNNNNNNNNNNNNNNNNNNNNNNNNNNNNNNNNNNNNNNNNNNNNNNNNNNNNNNNNNNNNNNNNNNNNNNNNNNNNNNNNNNNNNNNNNNNNNNNNNNNNNNNNNNNNNNNNNNNNNNNNNNNNNNNNNNNNNNNNNNNNNNNNNNNNNNNNNNNNNNNNNNNNNNNNNNNNNNNNNNNNNNNNNNNNNNNNNNNNNNNNNNNNNNNNNNNNNNNNNNNNNNNNNNNNNNNNNNNNNNNNNNNNNNNNNNNNNNNNNNNNNNNNNNNNNNNNNNNNNNNNNNNNNNNNNNNNNNNNNNNNNNNNNNNNNNNNNNNNNNNNNNNNNNNNNNNNNNNNNNNNNNNNNNNNNNNNNNNNNNNNNNNNNNNNNNNNNNNNNNNNNNNNNNNNNNNNNNNNNNNNNNNNNNNNNNNNNNNNNNNNNNNNNNNNNNNNNNNNNNNNNNNNNNNNNNNNNNNNNNNNNNNNNNNNNNNNNNNNNNNNNNNNNNNNNNNNNNNNNNNNNNNNNNNNNNNNNNNNNNNNNNNNNNNNNNNNNNNNNNNNNNNNNNNNNNNNNNNNNNNNNNNNNNNNNNNNNNNNNNNNNNNNNNNNNNNNNNNNNNNNNNNNNNNNNNNNNNNNNNNNNNNNNNNNNNNNNNNNNNNNNNNNNNNNNNNNNNNNNNNNNNNNNNNNNNNNNNNNNNNNNNNNNNNNNNNNNNNNNNNNNNNNNNNNNNNNNNNNNNNNNNNNNNNNNNNNNNNNNNNNNNNNNNNNNNNNNNNNNNNNNNNNNNNNNNNNNNNNNNNNNNNNNNNNNNNNNNNNNNNNNNNNNNNNNNNNNNNNNNNNNNNNNNNNNNNNNNNNNNNNNNNNNNNNNNNNNNNNNNNNNNNNNNNNNNNNNNNNNNNNNNNNNNNNNNNNNNNNNNNNNNNNNNNNNNNNNNNNNNNNNNNNNNNNNNNNNNNNNNNNNNNNNNNNNNNNNNNNNNNNNNNNNNNNNNNNNNNNNNNNNNNNNNNNNNNNNNNNNNNNNNNNNNNNNNNNNNNNNNNNNNNNNNNNNNNNNNNNNNNNNNNNNNNNNNNNNNNNNNNNNNNNNNNNNNNNNNNNNNNNNNNNNNNNNNNNNNNNNNNNNNNNNNNNNNNNNNNNNNNNNNNNNNNNNNNNNNNNNNNNNNNNNNNNNNNNNNNNNNNNNNNNNNNNNNNNNNNNNNNNNNNNNNNNNNNNNNNNNNNNNNNNNNNNNNNNNNNNNNNNNNNNNNNNNNNNNNNNNNNNNNNNNNNNNNNNNNNNNNNNNNNNNNNNNNNNNNNNNNNNNNNNNNNNNNNNNNNNNNNNNNNNNNNNNNNNNNNNNNNNNNNNNNNNNNNNNNNNNNNNNNNNNNNNNNNNNNNNNNNNNNNNNNNNNNNNNNNNNNNNNNNNNNNNNNNNNNNNNNNNNNNNNNNNNNNNNNNNNNNNNNNNNNNNNNNNNNNNNNNNNNNNNNNNNNNNNNNNNNNNNNNNNNNNNNNNNNNNNNNNNNNNNNNNNNNNNNNNNNNNNNNNNNNNNNNNNNNNNNNNNNNNNNNNNNNNNNNNNNNNNNNNNNNNNNNNNNNNNNNNNNNNNNNNNNNNNNNNNNNNNNNNNNNNNNNNNNNNNNNNNNNNNNNNNNNNNNNNNNNNNNNNNNNNNNNNNNNNNNNNNNNNNNNNNNNNNNNNNNNNNNNNNNNNNNNNNNNNNNNNNNNNNNNNNNNNNNNNNNNNNNNNNNNNNNNNNNNNNNNNNNNNNNNNNNNNNNNNNNNNNNNNNNNNNNNNNNNNNNNNNNNNNNNNNNNNNNNNNNNNNNNNNNNNNNNNNNNNNNNNNNNNNNNNNNNNNNNNNNNNNNNNNNNNNNNNNNNNNNNNNNNNNNNNNNNNNNNNNNNNNNNNNNNNNNNNNNNNNNNNNNNNNNNNNNNNNNNNNNNNNNNNNNNNNNNNNNNNNNNNNNNNNNNNNNNNNNNNNNNNNNNNNNNNNNNNNNNNNNNNNNNNNNNNNNNNNNNNNNNNNNNNNNNNNNNNNNNNNNNNNNNNNNNNNNNNNNNNNNNNNNNNNNNNNNNNNNNNNNNNNNNNNNNNNNNNNNNNNNNNNNNNNNNNNNNNNNNNNNNNNNNNNNNNNNNNNNNNNNNNNNNNNNNNNNNNNNNNNNNNNNNNNNNNNNNNNNNNNNNNNNNNNNNNNNNNNNNNNNNNNNNNNNNNNNNNNNNNNNNNNNNNNNNNNNNNNNNNNNNNNNNNNNNNNNNNNNNNNNNNNNNNNNNNNNNNNNNNNNNNNNNNNNNNNNNNNNNNNNNNNNNNNNNNNNNNNNNNNNNNNNNNNNNNNNNNNNNNNNNNNNNNNNNNNNNNNNNNNNNNNNNNNNNNNNNNNNNNNNNNNNNNNNNNNNNNNNNNNNNNNNNNNNNNNNNNNNNNNNNNNNNNNNNNNNNNNNNNNNNNNNNNNNNNNNNNNNNNNNNNNNNNNNNNNNNNNNNNNNNNNNNNNNNNNNNNNNNNNNNNNNNNNNNNNNNNNNNNNNNNNNNNNNNNNNNNNNNNNNNNNNNNNNNNNNNNNNNNNNNNNNNNNNNNNNNNNNNNNNNNNNNNNNNNNNNNNNNNNNNNNNNNNNNNNNNNNNNNNNNNNNNNNNNNNNNNNNNNNNNNNNNNNNNNNNNNNNNNNNNNNNNNNNNNNNNNNNNNNNNNNNNNNNNNNNNNNNNNNNNNNNNNNNNNNNNNNNNNNNNNNNNNNNNNNNNNNNNNNNNNNNNNNNNNNNNNNNNNNNNNNNNNNNNNNNNNNNNNNNNNNNNNNNNNNNNNNNNNNNNNNNNNNNNNNNNNNNNNNNNNNNNNNNNNNNNNNNNNNNNNNNNNNNNNNNNNNNNNNNNNNNNNNNNNNNNNNNNNNNNNNNNNNNNNNNNNNNNNNNNNNNNNNNNNNNNNNNNNNNNNNNNNNNNNNNNNNGCGGAGATGACCGCCATAAGATATGCTGGTACTTGCGGTACTCTGGTAGCACCTGGATTTGACGATACATCTTGCAGATGTCCGCCGTGAATGCATGTTGATGTATGCGGAATCGCGTTAAGACATCAATTATGTCCTGCTGTAGCTTCTTCCCTGGAAGCAGACAGCTGTTTAACGACGGTCCGGTTGAACATCGTGCAGATGCGTCAAACACCACACGGATCTTGGCGTCACCATCATCTGCCTTGTAAATTGCATGATGAGGGACAAAGTAATGACCTGGTGTGGGCGCGATAGACATATGGCCCAATGCTAAATACTCGTCCATAAATTCCTTGTACAGCGTCTGCAACTGTGGATTGGCCAATAGCTTCCTCTCCAAAGACTCAAAACGCTTGACCGCCATTAATCAAGAGCCAGCAAATGTCGTGGGTAATACATGCGATCGGAACGGTAAAGGCACAGAGAACCTGCCAGATGGTAGCCGGATACACTCGTTCCTGAATATGGATTCACACTTTCCTTCCTCGGTGAACACATCTGGAGCAGCTTCGGGTTCTTCGATGTCCCAAAATTTATTCATTTGCTCTTCAATGGATAGGGTGAGCGAAACTGGGAGAGCATGAAGTGGCTCGACGTTCGTATTTGGAACAGGACCAATTAAAATCCAGCCAAAGACAGAATTGAATGCCGAAGGCAGAGAAGCACCAACGTCAATTTTGTGACCATTCATAATGGTGGCGTATACATCAGCACCCAGCAGCATATCCACACTGGTTGCGACATTGAACGAAGGGTCAGCCAGGGCGAGGTTTGAAAACTTATCCTTAATCGTCGAATGCAATGTTTTGTGTGGCATATCTCCGGTGATAGATGGTAACACCCAGGCTCGAATCGACAGCGATGGTTCAGGCGCAAACCGTGGCTGGACAATACAGTCAACTCAGCCCATTACACTGGTAACAGGATGTCCAGCTAAACCAGTAACAGGCGCAGTCCAGCGAGTACGTTTCAAACCAAGACGGTCAGCACATGATACCGTAACAGCACTTATTTGCGAAGCACAATCGACAAGTGCACGCACCGTCTGCCACGTGCCGGAACGGTCTCGCACGTGAACAAGCGCTGTCCCCAACATTACTGAACATGATGTAGAAGCGGTGGGCGTCAGGTGAGAAGCACACAAAGACGACTTCGCTTTGGGTTCGGAAACCTTTTCCTTAGTGTTGCGTCCACCCATGTGTAACAAGGTGTGATGATTCCGTGAACATTGCTTGCAGCTTGGTTTTGAACGACACTTGTTCGACCAATGAGAATCACTAAAACAATTGAAACACAAACTATTCTCACGCATCCAGTTACTACGTTCATCGACTGCCAATGACAAGAATTGGCCGCATGAGTCCAGACTATGGCTTGCCTTGCAACACGGACAAGATCGTTCAGGCTTGGTTGTGAGCAATGACGCAGCATGTTGATGACCGGAATTACTGGGACGATCTCCCTTATGGTTTGATGGACGAGACGACTTCGCCTGTGAACCAGCGTTTCCTGATCTTGAATCACCAATTATTTCCAACGTGGACACTCAAGACTGAACGCAATTCAATAATGCCTCAATAGTCGGGTAATCACCCGGACTGGTAACCGTAGTTTCAAACAGCTCCCGAGTCGCAATCGGTAAGCAGCGAAATGCCATAGAAAATAGAACGAACGATCCCAAATCCGGAATATTGAGTGATTTTAATAAAGAAAGGCCTTCGCTGAACTTACTGACAAACTTACTCAAGTCTGTCAATGACTCATGAGTGGACACAGGTAATTGAAACATTTTGTCAATTAATGACATGGCGACTAGTCGCGGCCTATTAAAACGGTGCTCAACTGTTGACCAGGCTAGGTCATAATTGTCCTCAGACATTGGTATGCCACGTATGGCATCAGAAGCCGCACCACGCAGGCAACcaactaaataatacattttatccgCCTTAGGTATTGACCTTGAATCGACATTTGCGCGGAATTGATCGCGGAATGTAGGCCACTGGTGAAAATCTCCATCATATATAGGCAACGGTATTTCGGGCAAACGAGATGATGGACCGGAAGTGGGCGACAATGATAATCCAACCCGATGACCAGCACCCTGATATTTGCCCACATGCTTGTTAATGTAGGACAGGTCAAGAGCCTCAGCGCCAGATGGTGTGAGTTGACTGAGAATGGACTTCGACGTAGTTATGAGATTACGCACTTCACCGGGCAAATCCGGCGAATAGTCATCCAGTTGGCCTAACTCAATAAGATGATTTAGAACTGCATCATCTTCGGCCCTAAACTGGATCCACAATGAATCAAGATCAACAACTGCATGCCTGAAGTCAGAAACCAATGTCGCATCGTTCAATGAACGTACAACCTGGGCATGGATAGCTCGAATTTGTGAAACGACTGTAGTTCGTTTGGTAATATCACGATCTCGCAGACGCGTCAGACGTTCATTTTCGTCACCCATTTTGCCGAAATGTTATTACAACCAACTTACCCAAAACGATAAAATACCtgccttaaaatttaaatcatacacaatatctaatacgttataataaaacaataaacaataaatatataagtacgtaAACAACCAGTACTATAATTGTAACCTTtacaattcaatattaattgatttaatgcATTTACCTATAATGGGTATAATTATATGACACTACAATAGACCCCCACACAACGCTAACTGGACCCTAACTCAGGTCCACAACCACGCTCTGCTACCAAAAATGTTGGCGCCGACGCAGCTCCTACGAGTTCTGGCGGTTGGCCACGACGACTCGCGCCGGTATGGGAG encodes the following:
- the LOC103309132 gene encoding uncharacterized protein LOC103309132 codes for the protein MAVKRFESLERKLLANPQLQTLYKEFMDEYLALGHMSIAPTPGHYFVPHHAIYKADDGDAKIRVVFDASARCSTGPSLNSCLLPGKKLQQDIIDVLTRFRIHQHAFTADICKMYRQIQVLPEYR